Proteins from one Cryptomeria japonica chromosome 4, Sugi_1.0, whole genome shotgun sequence genomic window:
- the LOC131875293 gene encoding uncharacterized protein LOC131875293, which produces MGTALSSSSFPKNHPTAKLILDDGALREYEHPVKVAQVLNKREREAFFICLSDSINFDECSAPLPAHHELQLDRLYFLLPLTKLKYPLLPSEMVAMDLKAAEALQSKQNKHNSRKKRRGPKVVEQEMDERQIQKSDCYHFNEFTISAVESKRTTSTGIKFFRNKHNQSWTTKLAPIPETFAY; this is translated from the coding sequence ATGGGCACTGctctatcttcctcttctttccccAAAAATCATCCCACTGCAAAGTTAATACTGGACGATGGTGCGCTTCGAGAATATGAACATCCAGTGAAGGTAGCTCAAGTTTTAAACAAAAGGGAAAGGGAAGCCTTCTTCATCTGCCTCTCTGACTCCATCAATTTTGACGAGTGTTCAGCTCCTCTTCCTGCACACCACGAATTGCAGCTGGATCGCCTCTATTTTCTCCTTCCACTGACAAAATTGAAATACCCTTTACTGCCTTCTGAGATGGTAGCCATGGACTTAAAAGCAGCTGAGGCCTTGCAATCAAAACAGAACAAGCACAACAGTCGCAAAAAACGCCGAGGTCCTAAAGTGGTGGAGCAGGAAATGGATGAACGCCAAATTCAGAAATCAGATTGTTATCATTTTAATGAATTTACAATTTCGGCCGTGGAGTCGAAGCGCACAACATCGACAGGGATTAAGTTCTTCCGCAACAAGCATAACCAGTCATGGACAACTAAACTTGCCCCAATACCCGAGACCTTCGCTTATTGA